One segment of Streptomyces sp. NBC_00576 DNA contains the following:
- a CDS encoding serine hydrolase — MTHTHHISAGRRISRSARSARARVLGGAAVCVTTALALLATAAPANAAPAAVSCTSAKAGLATKLKRDITSALAGRRGSISIGVYDRTTQTTCAYRAQTAFDSASVVKVTVLATLLWDAQKTQRALTAREKSLSQAMITKSDNAATTKLWSQLGLTKIKGFLTAAAMTQTKPGANGYWGLTQITARDEQKLLMLTTLTNRVLSDNSRAYIQKLMSEVIASQRWGTPKGVPSGVSVHVKNGWLQRASYGWRVHSIGTFKGRGHDYMITVLTHGNSTWNYGIATIEGVAKVVHRDLAAS, encoded by the coding sequence ATGACTCACACTCACCACATATCCGCGGGCCGCCGCATATCCAGATCGGCGAGATCAGCGCGTGCTCGCGTACTCGGCGGTGCCGCTGTCTGCGTCACGACCGCGCTGGCCCTCCTGGCCACCGCCGCACCAGCCAACGCGGCCCCGGCGGCCGTCAGTTGTACGTCCGCCAAGGCCGGCCTCGCCACCAAGCTGAAGCGGGACATCACGTCCGCCCTCGCCGGGCGCCGAGGCTCCATCAGCATCGGTGTCTACGACCGCACGACCCAGACGACGTGCGCGTACCGGGCGCAGACCGCCTTCGACTCCGCCAGTGTCGTCAAGGTGACCGTCCTGGCGACCCTGCTCTGGGACGCCCAGAAGACCCAACGCGCCCTGACCGCCCGGGAGAAGAGCCTCTCCCAGGCCATGATCACCAAGTCGGACAACGCCGCGACCACAAAGCTGTGGAGCCAGCTGGGCCTGACGAAGATCAAGGGCTTCCTCACGGCCGCCGCCATGACCCAGACCAAACCCGGCGCGAACGGCTACTGGGGGCTCACCCAGATCACCGCCCGCGACGAACAGAAGCTCCTCATGCTCACCACCCTCACCAACCGGGTCCTGAGCGACAACTCCCGTGCGTACATACAGAAGTTGATGAGCGAGGTCATCGCGTCCCAGCGCTGGGGTACGCCGAAGGGCGTGCCCTCGGGTGTCTCCGTGCACGTCAAGAACGGCTGGCTGCAACGCGCCTCGTACGGCTGGCGGGTGCACAGCATCGGTACGTTCAAGGGCCGTGGCCACGACTACATGATCACGGTGCTCACGCACGGCAACAGCACCTGGAACTACGGCATCGCGACGATCGAGGGCGTCGCCAAGGTCGTCCACCGGGATCTCGCGGCGAGCTGA
- a CDS encoding ABC transporter ATP-binding protein, translating to MAEQRGRKPGHEPVSEQEPVSVQEPVPEQEPVPVPGWARRLVGYAWRYPKDVVLSIGASLGGMALMALVPLITKVIIDDVIGGESRSMALWAGALVVSAVLVYVFTYIRRYYGGRLALDVQHDLRTEMFETITRLDGRRQDELSTGQIVGRATSDLQLIQSLFYMLPMTLGNVLLFLISLAIMAWLSIPLTLVALAVAPALWIVAKRSRTKLHPATWYAQAQAAAVAGVVDGAVTGVRVVKGFGQEDQETGKLREVGRRLFAGRLRTIRFNSVYTPALQAVPVLGQVAMLAVGGWLAVGGHITLGTFVAFSTYLAQLVGPVRMLAMVLTVGQQARAGTERVLELIDTRPTMSDGHKDLPADAPATVEFDDVSFGYDDDRPVLSGLTFEIRPGETLAVVGSSGSGKSTVSLLLPRFYDVTRGAVLIGGHDVRELTLDSLRAAIGLVPEDSFLFSDTVRANIAYGRPDATDEQILTAARAAQADRFIAELPHGYDTKVGEHGLTLSGGQRQRVALARAILTDPRLLVLDDATSAVDARVEHEIHEALKHVMEGRTTLLIAHRRSTLGLADRIAVLDGGRLADLGTHDELQARSALYRRLLTDPDELGGVSPGRALPSCPPEDTSVRDELDAEFDAERGVTPRLWNGDREPKDTAFVGMPATPELLAQVEALPPAADTPGIDEARAVTPEESYGLKRLLRGFGRPLLVSLGLVAVDAGMGLLLPILIRHGIDSGVSQLALGAVWAASALALVSVVVQWAAQIGEMRMTGRTGERVLYALRLKIFAQLQRLGLDYYERELTGRIMTRMTTDVDALSTFLQTGLVTAFVSVVTFFGIMAALVVIDVQLAFVVFVTIPVLVVGTFYFRRASVKAYELARERVSSVNADLQESVSGLRIVQAFRGERTGNERFAEGSDSYRQARVRGQWLISVYFPFVQLLASVAAAAVLIVGAGRIDNGTLTTGALVAYLLYIDLFFAPVQQLSQVFDGYQQATVSLGRIQELLQERTSTEAAEEPLDVLSLRGDIAFEGVDFAYGSGDDAEEALSGVQLTIPAGQTVAFVGETGAGKSTLVKLVARFYDPTGGRVTVDGTDLRALDITSYRHRLGVVPQEAYLFQGTVRDAIAYGRPDATDAQVEAAARAVGAHDMIATLEGGYLHEVAERGRNLSAGQRQLIALARAELVDPDILLLDEATAALDLATEAQVNQATDRLAGRRTTLVVAHRLTTAARADRVVLMDHGRVAEDGTHEELLALDGQYAELWRTFVGAAEEPEEPVISSR from the coding sequence GTGGCAGAGCAACGGGGGCGGAAGCCAGGACACGAACCTGTATCGGAACAGGAGCCGGTATCGGTACAGGAACCTGTACCGGAACAGGAGCCTGTACCGGTACCGGGATGGGCGCGGCGGCTGGTCGGATACGCCTGGCGGTATCCGAAGGACGTCGTGCTCTCGATCGGTGCGTCCCTCGGCGGTATGGCCCTCATGGCGCTGGTCCCGCTGATCACCAAGGTGATCATCGACGACGTCATCGGCGGCGAGAGCCGCTCCATGGCCCTCTGGGCGGGCGCGCTCGTCGTCTCCGCCGTCCTCGTCTACGTCTTCACCTACATCCGCCGCTACTACGGCGGCCGGCTCGCCCTCGACGTCCAGCACGACCTGCGGACGGAGATGTTCGAGACGATCACCCGGCTCGACGGGCGCCGCCAGGACGAGCTGTCGACCGGGCAGATCGTCGGACGGGCCACCAGCGACCTTCAGCTGATCCAGAGCCTCTTCTACATGCTCCCGATGACGCTCGGGAACGTGCTCCTGTTCCTGATCTCCCTCGCGATCATGGCCTGGCTGTCGATCCCGCTGACCCTGGTCGCCCTCGCCGTCGCCCCCGCCCTGTGGATCGTCGCCAAGCGCAGCCGTACGAAGCTCCACCCGGCCACCTGGTACGCGCAGGCCCAGGCCGCCGCCGTCGCCGGTGTCGTGGACGGCGCCGTGACCGGCGTACGCGTGGTGAAGGGGTTCGGGCAGGAGGACCAGGAGACCGGGAAGCTCAGGGAGGTCGGGCGGCGGCTCTTCGCGGGGCGGCTGCGGACCATCCGGTTCAACTCCGTCTACACCCCGGCCCTGCAGGCCGTGCCCGTGCTCGGGCAGGTCGCCATGCTCGCGGTGGGTGGCTGGCTGGCCGTGGGCGGGCACATCACGCTCGGTACGTTCGTCGCGTTCTCCACCTATCTCGCCCAGCTCGTCGGGCCGGTGCGCATGCTCGCCATGGTGCTGACCGTCGGGCAGCAGGCGCGGGCCGGTACCGAGCGCGTCCTGGAGCTCATCGACACCCGGCCCACCATGTCCGACGGGCACAAGGACCTCCCCGCCGACGCCCCGGCCACCGTCGAGTTCGACGACGTGTCGTTCGGCTACGACGACGACCGGCCCGTACTCTCCGGGCTGACCTTCGAGATCCGGCCCGGCGAGACCCTCGCCGTCGTCGGCTCCTCCGGCTCCGGCAAGTCGACCGTCTCCCTCCTCCTGCCGCGCTTCTACGACGTGACGCGCGGCGCCGTCCTCATCGGCGGCCACGACGTCCGCGAGCTGACCCTCGACTCCCTCCGGGCCGCGATCGGGCTCGTCCCCGAGGACTCGTTCCTCTTCTCCGACACCGTCCGCGCCAACATCGCGTACGGCCGTCCGGACGCAACCGACGAACAGATCCTCACCGCCGCGCGCGCCGCCCAGGCGGACCGTTTCATCGCCGAGCTGCCCCACGGCTACGACACCAAGGTCGGCGAGCACGGCCTCACCCTCTCCGGCGGCCAGCGCCAGCGCGTCGCACTCGCCCGCGCGATTCTCACCGACCCCCGGCTCCTCGTCCTCGACGACGCGACGTCGGCAGTGGACGCGCGGGTCGAGCACGAGATCCACGAGGCGTTGAAGCACGTCATGGAGGGCCGGACGACCCTCCTCATCGCCCACCGCCGCTCCACCCTCGGCCTCGCCGACCGCATCGCCGTCCTCGACGGCGGACGCCTCGCCGACCTCGGCACCCACGACGAACTCCAGGCCCGTTCCGCCCTGTACCGGCGGCTGCTGACCGACCCGGACGAGCTGGGCGGCGTCTCGCCCGGCCGCGCCCTGCCCTCCTGTCCGCCCGAGGACACCTCCGTACGGGACGAGCTGGACGCCGAGTTCGACGCCGAGCGCGGGGTCACGCCCAGGCTGTGGAACGGCGACCGCGAGCCCAAGGACACCGCGTTCGTCGGGATGCCGGCCACGCCCGAACTCCTCGCCCAGGTCGAGGCGTTGCCCCCGGCCGCCGACACCCCGGGCATCGACGAGGCACGCGCGGTCACGCCCGAGGAGTCGTACGGGCTGAAGCGGCTGCTGCGCGGCTTCGGGAGGCCGTTGCTGGTGAGCCTCGGGCTTGTCGCCGTGGACGCCGGGATGGGGCTGCTCCTGCCGATCCTGATCCGGCACGGCATCGACTCGGGCGTCTCCCAACTCGCCCTGGGCGCCGTGTGGGCGGCCTCCGCGCTCGCCCTGGTGTCCGTCGTCGTCCAGTGGGCGGCGCAGATCGGTGAGATGCGGATGACGGGCCGTACCGGCGAACGCGTGCTGTACGCACTCCGGTTGAAGATCTTCGCCCAGCTGCAACGCCTCGGACTCGACTACTACGAACGGGAGTTGACCGGGCGGATCATGACCCGGATGACCACGGACGTCGACGCGCTGTCGACGTTCCTGCAGACCGGGCTGGTCACCGCCTTCGTCTCCGTCGTCACCTTCTTCGGCATCATGGCCGCCCTGGTGGTGATCGACGTCCAGCTCGCGTTCGTCGTGTTCGTCACCATCCCGGTGCTGGTCGTCGGCACGTTCTACTTCCGCCGGGCGAGCGTGAAGGCCTACGAACTCGCCCGTGAGCGCGTGTCGTCGGTCAACGCCGACCTCCAGGAGTCGGTGTCCGGGCTGCGGATCGTGCAGGCCTTCCGGGGCGAGCGGACGGGCAACGAGCGGTTCGCGGAGGGCAGCGACAGCTACCGCCAGGCACGCGTGCGGGGACAGTGGCTGATCTCCGTGTACTTCCCGTTCGTGCAGCTGCTGGCCTCGGTCGCGGCAGCGGCGGTACTGATCGTGGGGGCGGGGCGGATCGACAACGGGACGCTGACGACCGGTGCGCTGGTCGCCTACCTCCTCTACATCGACCTGTTCTTCGCGCCCGTGCAGCAGCTCTCGCAGGTCTTCGACGGGTACCAGCAGGCGACGGTCTCGCTGGGCCGGATCCAGGAACTCCTCCAGGAGCGGACCTCGACCGAGGCGGCCGAGGAGCCGTTGGATGTGCTGTCCCTGCGTGGTGACATCGCCTTCGAGGGCGTGGACTTCGCGTACGGGTCCGGCGATGACGCCGAAGAGGCCCTGAGCGGCGTCCAGTTGACGATTCCGGCCGGGCAGACCGTCGCCTTCGTCGGGGAGACGGGCGCCGGCAAGTCGACGCTCGTGAAGCTGGTCGCCCGCTTCTACGACCCCACCGGCGGCCGGGTCACCGTCGACGGCACCGATCTGCGCGCCCTCGACATCACCTCGTACCGCCATCGCCTCGGGGTGGTGCCGCAGGAGGCGTACCTGTTCCAGGGGACCGTGCGGGACGCCATCGCGTACGGGCGGCCGGATGCCACCGACGCCCAGGTGGAGGCGGCGGCGCGGGCGGTCGGGGCGCACGACATGATCGCCACGCTGGAGGGCGGCTACCTCCACGAGGTCGCCGAGCGCGGACGCAACCTCTCGGCGGGGCAACGCCAGCTGATCGCGCTGGCCCGCGCGGAACTGGTCGACCCGGACATCCTGCTCCTCGACGAGGCGACGGCGGCACTGGATCTGGCTACCGAGGCCCAGGTCAACCAGGCGAC
- a CDS encoding ArnT family glycosyltransferase has protein sequence MTSATDPHPHAPETTPAAADPAAPVAPPAPTASGVPGTPEKAPRWSLPALLAIMLLAGALYSWNLSSSGLNSFYSAAVLSGTQSWKAWFFGSLDAGNFLTVDKPPFVLMVMGLSCRLFGYGTWQMMAPLIASALGTIWILHSCVKRVFGHAAATVAALVLALTPITVAINRDNNPDTLLVCLMVAGAALALRATRDGKLLPLIGSAVCFGLAFNTKMLQGYIALPAVFAVYLYAANVGLVKRIVNLLLAGVALAVASFWWATAVTLVPADERPYIGGSTDGSAWNLIMGYNGLGRVLGGEGNGGGGGGGGGGFSGTAGIGRMFNEILGGQISWLIPFASIALVGGLVLCGRAPRTNATRAALLMWGGWTLLHYLTFAMAEGTMHPYYTTALAPGIAALCGGGGVLLLRAFRTDKRWVWVLPLALGVTGVWSIVLLRRSADWNAWLWPTIAVVMGLAITGLLVFRSGRRVQLLAASVVAAIVAAVAGPAAYSFAETSATGGGGMGGTNPTAGPSTGGGMGGPGGGGGGGGRTGGGFPGGSGGPGQQNGQQGQQQGGQAEAGQQQGGRQGGQMGTPPSGGMPSGAPGGTGEQGGQPGGMAGGGGTGGGGGMGGGADSELITYLKKHQDGAKWLLAVSNSQGAAQLIVSSGEPVISMWGWTGTDKAMTLAKLKELVKKGELHYIQLGGGMGGGGGMGGSSLSSEVTAWVQEHGTAVQESEYSGSASTESPTDSSNSSNSSNSSNSSDSSSSSASSIYRLDASDVS, from the coding sequence GTGACATCTGCCACCGACCCTCACCCCCACGCTCCGGAGACCACCCCCGCTGCCGCCGATCCCGCGGCGCCCGTGGCTCCACCGGCCCCCACCGCGTCAGGCGTGCCCGGCACGCCCGAGAAGGCGCCGCGCTGGTCGCTGCCCGCGCTGCTCGCGATCATGCTGCTGGCCGGGGCCCTGTACTCCTGGAACCTCTCCTCCTCCGGCCTCAACAGCTTCTACAGCGCTGCCGTGCTGAGCGGCACGCAGAGCTGGAAGGCGTGGTTCTTCGGCTCGCTCGACGCGGGGAACTTCCTCACCGTCGACAAGCCACCCTTCGTCCTCATGGTCATGGGCCTGTCCTGCCGCCTGTTCGGCTACGGCACCTGGCAGATGATGGCGCCACTGATCGCGTCCGCGCTCGGCACCATCTGGATCCTGCACTCCTGCGTGAAGCGGGTGTTCGGGCACGCGGCGGCCACCGTGGCCGCGCTGGTCCTGGCGCTCACCCCGATCACCGTGGCCATCAACCGCGACAACAACCCCGACACGCTGCTGGTCTGCCTGATGGTGGCCGGCGCGGCCCTCGCCCTGCGCGCCACGCGCGACGGCAAGCTGCTGCCGCTGATCGGCTCGGCGGTGTGCTTCGGCCTCGCCTTCAACACGAAGATGCTCCAGGGCTACATCGCACTGCCCGCCGTCTTCGCGGTCTACCTGTACGCGGCCAACGTGGGCCTCGTGAAGCGGATCGTGAACCTGCTGCTCGCGGGCGTCGCGCTCGCGGTGGCCAGCTTCTGGTGGGCCACGGCCGTGACCCTCGTACCGGCCGACGAACGCCCGTACATCGGCGGCTCGACGGACGGCAGCGCCTGGAACCTGATCATGGGCTACAACGGCCTCGGCCGCGTCCTCGGCGGCGAGGGCAACGGCGGGGGCGGTGGTGGCGGAGGCGGCGGCTTCTCCGGGACCGCGGGCATCGGCCGGATGTTCAACGAGATCCTCGGCGGCCAGATCTCATGGCTGATCCCCTTCGCGAGCATCGCGCTGGTGGGTGGCCTGGTGCTCTGCGGCCGAGCCCCGCGTACGAACGCGACTCGCGCCGCACTACTCATGTGGGGCGGCTGGACGCTGCTGCACTACCTCACCTTCGCCATGGCCGAGGGCACGATGCACCCGTACTACACGACCGCCCTCGCGCCCGGCATCGCGGCGCTGTGCGGTGGCGGCGGCGTCCTCCTGCTGCGCGCGTTCCGCACCGACAAGCGGTGGGTGTGGGTACTCCCGCTGGCCCTCGGCGTCACCGGCGTCTGGTCGATCGTCCTGCTGCGCCGGAGCGCCGACTGGAACGCGTGGCTGTGGCCGACGATCGCCGTGGTGATGGGCTTGGCGATCACGGGTCTGCTGGTCTTCCGCAGCGGACGGCGAGTGCAACTCCTGGCGGCCTCCGTGGTGGCGGCGATCGTCGCGGCGGTGGCCGGCCCGGCTGCGTACTCCTTCGCGGAGACCTCCGCGACGGGCGGCGGCGGCATGGGCGGCACGAACCCGACGGCGGGGCCTTCGACGGGCGGCGGCATGGGCGGCCCGGGTGGCGGCGGGGGTGGCGGCGGTCGCACGGGCGGCGGCTTCCCCGGCGGCAGCGGCGGACCGGGGCAGCAGAACGGGCAGCAGGGTCAGCAACAGGGTGGCCAGGCCGAGGCCGGTCAGCAACAAGGCGGCCGGCAGGGCGGTCAGATGGGTACGCCGCCCAGTGGCGGTATGCCCAGCGGGGCGCCCGGCGGCACCGGTGAGCAGGGCGGGCAGCCCGGCGGCATGGCCGGCGGCGGAGGTACGGGCGGCGGGGGCGGCATGGGCGGCGGCGCCGACAGCGAGCTGATCACGTACCTGAAGAAGCACCAGGACGGCGCCAAGTGGCTGCTGGCGGTGTCCAATTCGCAGGGTGCGGCGCAGCTGATCGTGAGCAGCGGTGAGCCGGTGATCTCCATGTGGGGCTGGACCGGTACCGACAAGGCGATGACCCTGGCCAAGCTCAAGGAGCTGGTGAAGAAGGGCGAGTTGCACTACATCCAGCTCGGCGGCGGCATGGGCGGCGGGGGCGGCATGGGCGGCTCCAGCCTCAGCTCGGAGGTCACGGCCTGGGTGCAGGAGCACGGCACGGCGGTGCAGGAGAGCGAGTACAGCGGCAGCGCGTCGACGGAGTCGCCCACTGACTCGTCCAACTCGTCCAACTCGTCCAACTCGTCCAACTCGTCTGACTCATCGAGCTCGTCCGCGTCCTCGATCTACCGTCTGGACGCGTCGGACGTCAGCTGA
- a CDS encoding esterase-like activity of phytase family protein has translation MRLRTLRSPRTLLATVTAGLAAATCLTAAGPVNANSRTDTACSPAVSIDRFSDALDKTTYDGTFVGNLSALAVDRNGDLAALSDRSSLFTLDRRTLTPTSVVPLADETGAALDSEGLVVDLDGTRLVSSETEPSVRRYSRDGRILGRLPVPDALRVTPAGRATANQTFEGLTLLPGGRTLLASMEYAISGDSTGIVRFQTWERHGKRFALGAQYAYRTDTGLGVPEVAATPDGRLLVLERGFTAGVGNTVRLYLADPRHATDTSGVENLTGQGDTVEGGVRLIKKTLLADIVNCPSLGATAKQPQPNLLLDNIEGMVITGGTCGSLRVLLVSDDNQNAVQTTRFYYLRVRA, from the coding sequence ATGCGCCTGCGAACCCTGCGAAGCCCTCGAACCCTGCTCGCCACCGTCACCGCCGGTCTGGCGGCGGCCACCTGCCTCACCGCCGCCGGACCGGTGAACGCCAACTCCCGCACAGATACCGCCTGTTCGCCCGCCGTCTCCATCGACCGCTTCTCCGACGCGCTCGACAAGACGACGTACGACGGCACGTTCGTCGGCAACCTCTCCGCGCTCGCGGTCGACCGGAACGGCGACCTCGCCGCCCTGTCCGACCGCTCCTCCCTCTTCACTCTCGACCGGAGAACCCTGACCCCGACGAGCGTCGTCCCCCTCGCCGACGAGACGGGCGCCGCGCTCGACTCCGAGGGTCTGGTCGTCGACCTGGACGGCACCCGGCTCGTCTCCTCGGAGACGGAACCCTCCGTGCGCCGTTACTCCCGCGACGGCCGCATCCTCGGCCGCCTCCCGGTGCCGGACGCGCTCCGTGTCACCCCGGCCGGCCGCGCCACCGCCAACCAGACCTTCGAGGGGCTCACGCTCCTCCCCGGGGGCCGTACGCTCCTCGCGTCCATGGAGTACGCGATCTCCGGTGACTCCACCGGCATCGTCCGCTTCCAGACCTGGGAGCGGCACGGGAAACGGTTCGCACTCGGCGCCCAGTACGCCTACCGCACCGACACCGGCCTGGGCGTCCCCGAGGTCGCCGCCACCCCCGACGGCCGCCTCCTCGTCCTGGAGCGCGGTTTCACCGCCGGCGTCGGCAACACGGTCCGCCTCTACCTGGCCGACCCGCGCCACGCCACGGACACGAGCGGCGTCGAGAACCTCACCGGTCAGGGGGACACCGTCGAGGGCGGCGTAAGGCTGATCAAGAAGACGCTTCTCGCCGACATCGTGAACTGTCCGTCACTGGGAGCGACCGCCAAGCAGCCCCAGCCCAACCTGCTCCTCGACAACATCGAGGGCATGGTGATCACTGGCGGCACCTGCGGATCCCTGCGCGTCCTCCTGGTCAGCGACGACAACCAGAACGCCGTACAGACGACCCGCTTCTACTACCTGCGCGTACGCGCCTGA